The following proteins are co-located in the Apium graveolens cultivar Ventura chromosome 5, ASM990537v1, whole genome shotgun sequence genome:
- the LOC141661130 gene encoding uncharacterized protein LOC141661130, whose product MQMFDENNELVQKFRIARDRYEESPVVELRIILKVCRSESGRETHVGPSDEVAAIMVGDLEDLCASRDIIIDSKTKGLERITNIHPKLMALQYPILFPCGEDGYHKYIKYNREEDDKEKKQEYCPMKDFYSYKFQVRHNESMTPRLSSRLFQQYVVDSFSIIEQSRLWWFKTHQTTLKNELYHHICDYLQTGDGDSSKIGKSFILLAGFVGSKCYMQQKFQDALAVCRHVGHPDLFLTMTCNSMWDEIQQMMKLIPGGTPQNNPDIIARVFRLKLNQLLDDIKKKLFFGKCIGVMYVVEFQKRGLPHVNMLICLDVTSKINLKSNVDKYVSAEIPDHLLDPVGYAAVKAFMIHGPRGVEFLNSPCMKDYNLWIGMPLPNNFGFELSTPPKKYCPRTMFDESGFPLYMRRKTRHTVKVRKTDLDNQWVVPYNRELLIKYQCHINIEVCCHARSLKYLFKYCLKGHDRAIVEIKGNVQNDGTVNEIQAFFDGRYICGCEAAYRIFGLDIHHQSIAVERLLFYLPGQKNCTFRANESLEKVASRARLKNSKLEAFFQLNQRDENARHFTYDEIPRNYVWNDAQMTWTVRKKGLVIGRLIRGPTSFESLRTVNGVLYPSFKDACKEHGFLDNDNEWHEVIAECSKCGFAPQIRELFVHIIVNCKVSDLNSLWSTHCHSMSDDILFQRRLKSGKPDLNLTEEQINFFALTEIDSLLKSVGKTLKNYPSNFSASINVHRTRYEYVDNGGNQL is encoded by the exons ATGCAAATGTTCGATGAGAACAATGAGTTGGTCCAAAAGTTTCGTATTGCACGCGATCGTTATGAAGAATCTCCTGTTGTTGAATTGAGAATAATCTTGAAGGTTTGTCGATCTGAAAGTGGTAGAGAAACTCATGTCGGTCCATCCGACGAAGTTGCTGCAATAATGGTGGGAGACTTGGAAGATCTGTGTGCATCTCGGGACATCATCATTGATAGCAAAACAAAAGGACTGGAACGTATAACGAACATTCATCCTAAACTTATGGCTTTGCAGTATCCTATACTATTCCCCTGTGGGGAAGATGGCTATCacaaatatattaaatataacaGAGAAGAAGATGATAAAGAGAAGAAGCAGGAGTACTGCCCGATGAAAGATTTTTACAGCTACAAGTTTCAAGTCCGACACAATGAAA GCATGACTCCTCGCTTATCAAGTAGATTGTTTCAACAATATGTTGTGGATTCATTCTCGATTATTGAGCAGTCGCGTTTATGGTGGTTTAAAACTCACCAGACAACACTTAAGAATGAATTGTACCACCACATTTGTGATTACTTACAAACTGGCGATGGGGATTCGTCTAAAATTGGTAAAAGTTTTATTCTTCTAGCTGGTTTTGTTGGTTCCAAATGTTACATGCAGCAAAAATTTCAAGACGCCCTTGCTGTTTGCCGTCACGTCGGTCACCCTGACTTATTTCTTACAATGACATGTAACTCCATGTGGGACGAAATTCAGCAGATGATGAAGCTAATACCTGGTGGCACTCCTCAGAACAACCCAGATATTATTGCTCGAGTTTTTCGATTAAAACTGAATCAATTGTTGGATGACAtaaagaaaaaattattttttggaaAATGCATTGGAG TAATGTATGTAGTTGAATTTCAAAAAAGGGGTTTGCCACACGTGAACATGCTTATTTGTTTGGATGTTACCTCAAAGATTAATTTGAAGTCCAACGTTGACAAGTACGTATCCGCTGAGATTCCTGATCATTTACTCGACCCTGTTGGTTATGCAGCCGTGAAAGCTTTTATGATTCATGGTCCCCGTGGAGTCGAGTTTCTGAATTCCCCGTGTATGAAAGATTATAACT tATGGATTGGGATGCCTCTTCCTAATAATTTTGGTTTTGAGCTTAGTACCCCACCTAAAAA ATATTGTCCCCGCACAATGTTTGATGAATCCGGTTTTCCCCTTTACATGCGTAGAAAAACAAGGCATACTGTAAAAGTAAGGAAAACTGATTTAGATAATCAGTGGGTGGTCCCTTACAATCGAGAGTTGTTGATTAAATATCAATGTCATATTAATATTGAAGTATGTTGTCATGCTCGGAGCTTAAAATATTTGTTCAAGTACTGCCTAAAAGGGCATGACAGGGCTATAGTAGAAATTAAAGGGAATGTTCAAAATGATGGTACCGTTAATGAAATTCAAGCATTTTTTGATGGTCGTTACATTTGTGGATGTGAAGCTGCCTACCGTATTTTTGGCTTGGACATACATCATCAATCAATAGCTGTTGAGCGACTATTATTTTACTTGCCTGGGCAAAAGAATTGTACATTTAGAGCTAATGAGTCATTGGAGAAGGTTGCTTCTAGAGCTCGGTTAAAAAACAGTAAACTTGAAGCTTTTTTTCAGTTAAATCAGAGAGATGAGAATGCCCGACATTTCACATATGATGAGATTCCAAGGAATTATGTTTGGAATGATGCGCAAATGACTTGGACTGTTAGGAAAAAAGGTTTGGTCATTGGTAGATTG ATCCGCGGCCCTACATCATTTGAGTCATTAAGAACAGTGAACGGTGTTCTGTATCCTTCATTTAAAGATGCATGCAAAGAACATGGATTTCTTGATAATGACAATGAATGGCATGAAGTAATTGCTGAATGTTCGAAATGTGGATTTGCACCTCAGATTCGGGAATTATTTGTTCACATTATTGTTAACTGTAAAGTGAGTGACTTGAACTCATTGTGGAGCACTCATTGTCATTCTATGAGTGATGACATTTTGTTTCAAAGACGACTAAAATCTGGGAAGCCTGATCTCAATCTGACGGAGGAACAAATTAACTTCTTTGCCCTTACAG AAATTGATTCTTTGCTTAAATCAGTGGGCAAGACTCTAAAAAACTACCCCTCAAATTTCTCAGCCTCCATCAATGTACATAGAACAAGATATGAATATGTTGATAATGGAGGAAACCAGTTATGA
- the LOC141659287 gene encoding transcription factor UNE12-like, translating into MSNNPPDGYSDDFLEQILAIPSYNGLSNRDGASSDTTSLTPSHLSGGAQPPFFPLGLSLDNGQRERGSINMGNLFPVFEHLQPHSVRHAVPQLHQGFQGQTTTSTAVTVPHPPNMRPRVRARRGQATDPHSIAERLRRERIAERMRALQELVPSCNKSDKAAMLDEILDYVKFLRLQVKVLSMSRLGGAGAVAQLVSDGPLQSVEGGMIENGGDRPLWENWSNDDTEQEVAKLMEEDVGAAMQFLQSKALCIMPISLASLIYPANQSDISSVKPEPPPPS; encoded by the exons ATGTCAAATAACCCACCTGACGGTTACTCAGATGACTTCTTGGAACAAATTCTTGCAATCCCATCTTACAATGGCTTGTCAAACCGTGATGGAGCTTCATCAGACACTACTTCTTTGACTCCATCTCATCTCTCCGGCGGTGCTCAACCGCCGTTTTTTCCGTTGGGTTTGAGCTTGGATAATGGCCAGCGT GAGAGAGGATCGATCAACATGGGGAATTTGTTTCCAGTTTTCGAGCATTTGCAGCCTCACTCTGTTCGCCATGCTGTTCCGCAACTGCACCAG GGTTTTCAAGGACAGACAACTACGAGCACTGCAGTGACGGTGCCGCACCCTCCTAACATGCGCCCAAGGGTACGGGCTCGACGAGGACAAGCTACAGATCCCCATAGTATTGCTGAACGG CTGCGTAGAGAAAGAATTGCTGAGCGGATGAGGGCCTTGCAGGAACTTGTTCCCAGCTGCAACAAG TCAGATAAGGCTGCTATGCTGGATGAGATTCTGGATTATGTGAAGTTCTTGAGGCTTCAAGTTAAG GTTCTGAGCATGAGTAGGCTGGGCGGAGCAGGTGCTGTGGCACAGCTTGTGTCAGATGGCCCATTGCAGTCGGTCGAG GGGGGGATGATTGAAAATGGAGGTGACCGTCCTCTTTGGGAGAACTGGTCTAATGATGACACAGAACAAGAAGTAGCTAAACTCATGGAAGAAGATGTTGGAGCTGCCATGCAATTCCTGCAATCCAAAGCACTTTGTATCATGCCAATCTCACTAGCTTCCCTGATATATCCTGCTAATCAGTCGGACATCTCCAGTGTTAAGCCTGAACCTCCACCTCCGTCGTAG